One window from the genome of Schistocerca piceifrons isolate TAMUIC-IGC-003096 chromosome 1, iqSchPice1.1, whole genome shotgun sequence encodes:
- the LOC124750486 gene encoding merozoite surface antigen 2-like yields MAGFRAVAGSRARGGCPHASRIAQPAAGPGGPQNKCGAGHLLISKDGPARREARKRKAGRAGAAPAEYGIRAAYSHAAPASSAAEDAVTAAPHDETPLNDTMPTTTTTTTTTTTTTDVVPEASVPDAARMTEGTVPSPSTGADKRTRKQRSPKRHKKHRLSTEDDQQAGDRQHAADAVSDASLPAESTSTAPQQVSDTTDTTVASPSPDVPMTEAPQDKDQVMEHNARDGASSPTPSPLGDWAAEREAEDAQDTLVTPSPHGTGPPHGKSLTPEERPH; encoded by the exons ATGGCCGGCTTTCGTGCAGTCGCCGGCAGCCGTGCGCGGGGCGGCTGTCCGCACGCGAGCCGCATCGCTCAGCCGGCGGCCGGGCCGGGCGGCCCGCAGAATAAATGCGGCGCCGGCCACCTGCTTATCTCGAAGGACGGCCCGGCGAGGCGAGAGGCGAGGAAGCGAAAGGCTGGGCGCGCAGGTGCCGCCCCCGCTGAATACGGGATCCGCGCGGCTTATTCCC ATGCCGCGCCCGCGAGCTCAGCCGCCGAGGACGCCGTGACTGCGGCGCCGCACGACGAGACGCCCTTGAATGACACTAtgcccacaaccaccaccaccaccaccaccaccaccaccaccaccgacgtcGTACCAGAGGCGTCGGTTCCGGACGCCGCCCGCATGACCGAAGGTACTGTCCCGAGCCCTTCGACGGGAGCGGACAAACGGACGCGGAAACAACGGTCGCCGAAGCGTCATAAGAAACACCGCCTCTCGACGGAAGACGACCAACAGGCCGGAGACAGGCAGCACGCTGCCGACGCCGTCTCTGACGCGTCGTTGCCAGCGGAATCTACCAGCACCGCCCCACAGCAGGTATCCGACACCACGGACACGACGGTGGCCTCACCCAGCCCAGACGTTCCCATGACTGAAGCCCCTCAGGACAAAGACCAGGTGATGGAGCACAACGCTCGTGACGGAGCGTCGTCACCGACCCCTTCCCCGCTCGGTGACTGGGCTGCTGAAAGGGAGGCAGAAGACGCACAAGACACTCTTGTCACACCTTCGCCCCACGGGACCGGCCCCCCACATGGGAAGAGCCTAACACCCGAAGAACGGCCGCATTAA